The Brassica napus cultivar Da-Ae chromosome C7, Da-Ae, whole genome shotgun sequence genome has a segment encoding these proteins:
- the LOC106371039 gene encoding tetratricopeptide repeat protein 38 isoform X2 — protein sequence MTPRKIQISLSPSSFDRLSLKTSSNPQERQNCSRRKAANFQPEEALFSRFEMEKKLRCVRWGYEVNASSDDCIDAIDSYFHQVLSYGRNRKVILEAPLHDKDCVLGNILAAHYLSSSDHSRAKSYLEAASSNLEQSTPYEKAVFEAVSYLISVDMDDDLAYEMHTELLKRFPKDLVSLKRAQILSFYMGQPGPFLGLVHQVLPVNQEESYVHGILAFPLLELGRMEEAAAASRKGYEINKEDAWAHHCLCHVLHHECRFKEAVEFMKGVSESWPSCSSFMYTHNWWHVALCYLEGGSPMSKVEEIYDAYIWKELEKEDAVPPEVYLNALGLLLRLDVRDALDGSFEERLKLLAARLTDQANWYLEWHLDILIVWALAKVGETSRAHELLEGLKFRVSKMNKKKQHVMQKGVQLGEAVYEYAQGNYIQALELLGSDFDAIGYKIIGASDEQIDVFNEMWCQLLLKTCQPSTAKEVIRERIKVRDGVPFTWRLLEKSYAMEGNAEAERAGERAKKLEESSYF from the exons ATGACGCCAAGGAAAATACAAATCTCGCTGTCTCCTTCAAGTTTCGACCGTCTCTCTCTCAAAACATCTTCAAACCCACAAGAAAGACAAAACTGTTCGCGTAGAAAAGCGGCGAACTTTCAGCCAGAAGAAGCTCTGTTTTCTCGGTTTGAAATGGAGAAGAAACTGAGATGTGTCCGGTGGGGTTACGAGGTTAACGCCTCTTCCGATGATTGCATCGACGCAATCGACTCCTATTTTCATCAG GTTCTCAGCTATGGGAGGAATAGGAAAGTGATTCTTGAAGCTCCACTCCACGACAAAGATTGTGTCTTGGGAAACATTTTAGCTGCTCACTACCTTTCCTCATCTGATCATTCCAGAGCTAAGTCCTATCTTGAAGCTGCGTCATCCAATCTT GAACAATCTACACCTTATGAGAAAGCGGTTTTCGAGGCTGTTAGTTACCTGATCTCCGTGGACATGGATGATGACTTGGCTTATGAAATGCACACCGAG CTACTTAAAAGATTCCCAAAGGATTTGGTCTCTCTGAAGAGAGCTCAGATTTTGAGTTTCTACATGGGTCAGCCTGGTCCCTTCTTGGGTCTTGTTCACCAG GTTCTACCTGTAAATCAAGAAGAAAGTTACGTACACGGGATACTCGCGTTCCCATTGTTAGAACTTGGTCGAATGGAAGAAGCTGCGGCAGCTTCAAGGAAAGGCTATGAGATAAACAAAGAAGACGCCTGGGCACATCACTGT ctGTGCCATGTTCTTCATCATGAATGTCGATTTAAAGAAGCAGTGGAGTTCATGAAAGGAGTCTCAGAGTCTTGGCCTTCTTGCTCATCCTTCAT GTATACGCACAATTGGTGGCATGTTGCTCTCTGTTACTTGGAAGGAGGGTCACCGATGAGTAAAGTCGAGGAGATTTATGATGCTTACATCTGGAAGGAGTTGGAGAAAGAAGACGCTGTTCCTCCTGAA GTTTATCTCAATGCTCTTGGTTTGCTACTGCGTTTGGATGTAAGAGATGCTCTTGATGGTTCGTTTGAAGAACGTCTCAAACTCCTTGCAGCTCGTTTGACTGATCAG GCAAACTGGTATTTGGAGTGGCATCTTGATATATTGATAGTTTGGGCATTGGCGAAAGTTGGAGAAACATCAAGAGCTCATGAGTTACTCGAGGGTCTGAAGTTCCG AGTATCAAAGATGAACAAGAAGAAACAACATGTGATGCAGAAAGGGGTTCAG CTTGGAGAAGCTGTGTATGAATACGCACAGGGTAACTACATACAAGCTCTAGAACTACTTGGTTCAGATTTTGACGCCATTGGTTACAAG ATCATTGGGGCATCAGATGAACAAATAGATGTTTTCAACGAAATGTGGTGCCAGCTACTGCTAAAGACATGCCAACCCTCCACTG CCAAAGAAGTGATCAGAGAGAGGATAAAGGTCAGAGATGGTGTTCCCTTCACGTGGCGTTTACTG GAGAAGAGTTATGCCATGGAAGGCAATGCAGAGGCTGAGAGAGCAGGAGAGAGAGCTAAGAAACTGGAAGAATCTTCTTATTTCTAA
- the LOC106371039 gene encoding tetratricopeptide repeat protein 38 isoform X1, with product MTPRKIQISLSPSSFDRLSLKTSSNPQERQNCSRRKAANFQPEEALFSRFEMEKKLRCVRWGYEVNASSDDCIDAIDSYFHQVLSYGRNRKVILEAPLHDKDCVLGNILAAHYLSSSDHSRAKSYLEAASSNLEQSTPYEKAVFEAVSYLISVDMDDDLAYEMHTELLKRFPKDLVSLKRAQILSFYMGQPGPFLGLVHQVLPVNQEESYVHGILAFPLLELGRMEEAAAASRKGYEINKEDAWAHHCLCHVLHHECRFKEAVEFMKGVSESWPSCSSFMYTHNWWHVALCYLEGGSPMSKVEEIYDAYIWKELEKEDAVPPEVYLNALGLLLRLDVRDALDGSFEERLKLLAARLTDQANWYLEWHLDILIVWALAKVGETSRAHELLEGLKFRVSKMNKKKQHVMQKGVQLGEAVYEYAQGNYIQALELLGSDFDAIGYKIIGASDEQIDVFNEMWCQLLLKTCQPSTAKEVIRERIKVRDGVPFTWRLLCFWWQEKSYAMEGNAEAERAGERAKKLEESSYF from the exons ATGACGCCAAGGAAAATACAAATCTCGCTGTCTCCTTCAAGTTTCGACCGTCTCTCTCTCAAAACATCTTCAAACCCACAAGAAAGACAAAACTGTTCGCGTAGAAAAGCGGCGAACTTTCAGCCAGAAGAAGCTCTGTTTTCTCGGTTTGAAATGGAGAAGAAACTGAGATGTGTCCGGTGGGGTTACGAGGTTAACGCCTCTTCCGATGATTGCATCGACGCAATCGACTCCTATTTTCATCAG GTTCTCAGCTATGGGAGGAATAGGAAAGTGATTCTTGAAGCTCCACTCCACGACAAAGATTGTGTCTTGGGAAACATTTTAGCTGCTCACTACCTTTCCTCATCTGATCATTCCAGAGCTAAGTCCTATCTTGAAGCTGCGTCATCCAATCTT GAACAATCTACACCTTATGAGAAAGCGGTTTTCGAGGCTGTTAGTTACCTGATCTCCGTGGACATGGATGATGACTTGGCTTATGAAATGCACACCGAG CTACTTAAAAGATTCCCAAAGGATTTGGTCTCTCTGAAGAGAGCTCAGATTTTGAGTTTCTACATGGGTCAGCCTGGTCCCTTCTTGGGTCTTGTTCACCAG GTTCTACCTGTAAATCAAGAAGAAAGTTACGTACACGGGATACTCGCGTTCCCATTGTTAGAACTTGGTCGAATGGAAGAAGCTGCGGCAGCTTCAAGGAAAGGCTATGAGATAAACAAAGAAGACGCCTGGGCACATCACTGT ctGTGCCATGTTCTTCATCATGAATGTCGATTTAAAGAAGCAGTGGAGTTCATGAAAGGAGTCTCAGAGTCTTGGCCTTCTTGCTCATCCTTCAT GTATACGCACAATTGGTGGCATGTTGCTCTCTGTTACTTGGAAGGAGGGTCACCGATGAGTAAAGTCGAGGAGATTTATGATGCTTACATCTGGAAGGAGTTGGAGAAAGAAGACGCTGTTCCTCCTGAA GTTTATCTCAATGCTCTTGGTTTGCTACTGCGTTTGGATGTAAGAGATGCTCTTGATGGTTCGTTTGAAGAACGTCTCAAACTCCTTGCAGCTCGTTTGACTGATCAG GCAAACTGGTATTTGGAGTGGCATCTTGATATATTGATAGTTTGGGCATTGGCGAAAGTTGGAGAAACATCAAGAGCTCATGAGTTACTCGAGGGTCTGAAGTTCCG AGTATCAAAGATGAACAAGAAGAAACAACATGTGATGCAGAAAGGGGTTCAG CTTGGAGAAGCTGTGTATGAATACGCACAGGGTAACTACATACAAGCTCTAGAACTACTTGGTTCAGATTTTGACGCCATTGGTTACAAG ATCATTGGGGCATCAGATGAACAAATAGATGTTTTCAACGAAATGTGGTGCCAGCTACTGCTAAAGACATGCCAACCCTCCACTG CCAAAGAAGTGATCAGAGAGAGGATAAAGGTCAGAGATGGTGTTCCCTTCACGTGGCGTTTACTG TGTTTCTGGTGGCAGGAGAAGAGTTATGCCATGGAAGGCAATGCAGAGGCTGAGAGAGCAGGAGAGAGAGCTAAGAAACTGGAAGAATCTTCTTATTTCTAA